The DNA region AAatcaaaaagcaaaagcaagcTGGCATGCACACAACCGGATAAAACACTCTAAATGGACAGATAAAccaaatgttgtaaaatatccCTCTCACGCTAAATTTAGTGAACTTTATGTTTAAAGAAGCTCAGGAGGAATGTTCCTGGTGGTGATGTTGTTAAGTGGGTCTGTGGCTCCAGTGTGCCAGGTTGTAAGTCAGACTGAAAGAATGCTGTTTATGGGGGATGAGTCTGTCTGAGCTTCATCACGCTCTTCTACCACCAATCAGCCGCCTGGCCAACTCGCCATTTCCATGCTTGTTAGTCACCCTGTCATCCTTGATCCGTGAGAGAATTCACATTTAGCTTGTATACATCATTTcatcacatttaaaacacagcaTAGGGCTTAAATGCATTGCTTGTACTGCTGAgtgctttaaatgctttattttttgacatattGTGCTGTATATCCAGCACTCATTTAATGTAGCAACTGCTCTTGACATAAAAAGTGAtgattatatacaaaaataggAGTTTAAACAGGTAGGGAATTTAAAACATGGccaaagttttttcttttttctttgctaCTTATTttgtgtacagtatatacaaaTTTGCATGGTCTGGCATATAGATTTTGTTTaactttacaattttattttattatttttttgtaaataaaatgagacccaaataaatatttttgcttttaaataaaccaaataaaatggcAGCTGGAATGCTTTTTAACCATGCATTTCTGTTGTATGGAAATGGAAgctttgacattttgttttgctaGGAAAAAAAAGGTATGATTTTTATGCATCATGAGCGTGGGCTggtgatgacagaatttaaatgtttccGAGGAATGTGCAACACGATTGGACTAGTCAAATTCATACATGTTATTGAGTGATTTTTGCCATAGTGATTTATAGTGATTATATAAtcataaactgttttattttattttattttgagttaatGGTCTAGATCTCTTTGGGGAATAGCTGATTTTTATGTGGGGCGTCTTAACcccactaaaaataaaacattgcagaTACAAAGTGTTTCTCAAAtgttgtttctctttctgtccaGCTTCTTTTCTACACGGTGATGAAGACCCTTTACACTCTCGGACACAGCCTCTCTCTCATAGCACTCATCACCGGCAGCACCATCCTCTGTCTGTTCAGGTCTGAAACAGCTTTAAATAGTTCCAGTAGTTGTGTCTGCTTTATATTACTCTACACTTTGTATGGATGGATGAGCCTGCCTTATATTAATTGTAACTGTTATGGAGTTGAATTTGGCAGGCTTCTGAACaactatattttactttttttgacaTTGAGGATAAACATTATGCTTGGCGCTTGGAGTTTCTAGCCGATAGTGTTTATCTAGCTGgaatgaaattattaatttaagaaGTTGTCTGGAGATGTGATGAATGGGACAGTGCTTAAGACTCTCTGAATTTTTCTCACAAACTAACCATGAGtacaattaaaatagaaaagaggCCAGGTTTATTTACAGCTCTGTCTCGCTCCACCAGAAAACTCCACTGCACCAGGAACTACATCCATCTGAACCTGTTCTTCTCGTTCATACTGAGAGCCATCGCTGTGCTGGTCAAAGATGCCATTCTGTTTTCCCACGATAATGCAGAATGTACAAAACAGCCTTCGCTGGTGAGTCTATCCATCCAGAAAATCCACAagtaaattatttgtaaattagtaaatatattttttatatatgtacatgtatatttattatgtgtgtgcatgtatatattttagaaaaatatgttttatatatatatatatatatattaaatacatattcatttataatataaattatgaatataaatatagacatgtaaacattttccaaatatatactgtatgtgtgtgtttatttatttacagaaggGCCAAAAAAATTCACCACActttgatataataataataataataataataataataataatagtaatccTTACATTTATGTAGCGCTTTTCTAGACACTcaagtctttttattttcaacttaGAATTCTGAAATGTAAAGAATTCCATGTCtgtatctcacaattctgagaactTGCAATACTATGTCATAGTACTaatgttctgtatttttgacacaaaaacacaaaaaaaattattggttCTCAACACCATGTCAGCTAGACTTCCATTGCTTGGTCAAACAGGTAATCCCATTCCTCAGCATTGGTTCAACCAGAAGTTGTCCTACCAGACACctcaaacaaacagcaatatTTGTTCACCAACAAACGGTTTACTTTGAGCTGTCTGCACACattaaaattacacacttcacctttaaggaTCTGAACTGAGCTAAGCCAGTTTCTTAAAACATGCATAGTCaactaaacacattttatgcttCAGCGGTTTTAAAAGGTGGTTATTTCTGTCACTACAGACCATAAAAACCCAAATCTTGTCATGTTTGTTTGTCACGGTCTTTGGTATTTCTGAGATCCACATATAAGTTCTCTTTTCTTGTGTTTAGATTGGTTGTAAGGCCAGCCTGATCATCTTCAACTACTTCATCATGGCAAACTTCTACTGGTTGCTGGTGGAAGGGCTGTACCTACAAACTTTACTGATGGTCATCTTCTCTGAGAACAGACACTTTATAATTTACCTCCTTATTGGCTGGGGTAAGTCTTCATTAGAAACACTGACCTTTTTTAAGCTGTTTCCGTTTTCCAAAACCAATTGTTACTTCTTAGAATCACTTTCTGTCTGTTCATGTCAGTGTTTTCACCTATAAGCAGGTATTTGAGTAAATAAAGGATTATTTGAGTCTAAAGCCTAGAGATTTTCCACTTCCCACTGCATTTGATGCTTTAGCTTTCATCTTATCTGACACGAACACATGCGTGCATAGAAAATCATTTGAGAACCCACACCTCTTCACGGTGTAGCACTGAATGTCTTAATTCATTCAAACACTTCTGAATAGATGTCGTTCACTACTCAGAGGAAAAACAGCATAGGGAACGAGATGACGTGCCATCAGTCTTGTTCAGTCTGTTTGTCTTACATTATGTATTAGTGTTTCTTTGTAGTTTGTTGTCTCCCTGGAGTTTCCAGGCGAGAGAAAGGAAAGCAGGCTCTTCATTCATTTCTAGAGGACAGGCTTGGGTGTGGCTTGCTAGACTCATCATATCAACACTTCATTAAGCTTCTCTTTCATCATGACAGTGACGACTAACATGGCCTCTTTAATCATGTTCTGTTTACCAGCATTTCCTCTCCGGCTTTACTTCTGTTCAGAGATAGTGGCCCACATCCCAACAGGAAACTGAAATAACAATTTCTCAGCAGGTGTCCGAGCAAAGATGCTGTTTCCTAACATcacattctatctatctatcgggccttctatctatctatctatctatctatctatctatctatctatctatctatctatctatctatctatctatctatctatctatctatctatctatctatctatctattcgtccatccatctgtccctctatctatctatctatctatctatctatctatctatctatctatctatctatctatctatctatctatctatctatctatctatctatctatctatctatcctatttgtctgtctgtctgtttgcatGAATGTCACTACTAAGTCTCTTGATATTTGATCATTCCCTCTCCTTCCTCCAGGATTCCCCACCGTGTTTATGATTCCATGGATTGTGTGTAGGATTTACCTCGATGACACAGGGTGAGTAGTTGAGCATAATCAGACAGTGACAGAGCTCACATGAGACTATAGCAGATATTTAAACCCGAGAGATTAAAATGAGGCAGGAGAAGATGAAACGCATTCCCATTTGCTGCCGCTGTTATGAAAGCACTTGTAACTCTTTGATGTCTTCTCATAACAGATGCTGGGAGAGAAACGACGCCCCGATTCCCTGGCGGGTGATTACCTGGCCAATCATGGCATCTGTCATTGTGAGTATAACCTCACACCAGCTATTATAAACAGAGAGACCAGCCTCATACTGTATGCATTATGTCAGACAGGGAGGGATTCTGCCAGCAAAGCAGACGTGGGGATGTGCTGAGTCTCACGAACAGTTTCCATGTCCTGGATGGGACGTGAGCGCAGGCATGTCaggaagagagagcaaacacGCTGTCACAAGTGCCTCTCTCAGCACACATGCCAAGACTCTCTCTTGTGTCCACTgtgccattttcattttgtaaacaCTCACCTGAAAGAGATCAAATGTTTTTGGACAGCGTGATGGCTGTGTTTGACAGCTTTGCCCGAATGCATCCAGGTCAAAATGTTCCTGTTCCTCAACCCTCCAGAGCATAGGaatgcaattataataaaaaaacataatttttttctggcaAACATGCTCAGTTCTGGTGTGTTTAGATAACTCTCTCACAGAGCTCTGCACACCATGCTACTGTGTAATTACATCTCTCTGCTACCCAGAACGCCACTGGTGGATGAACCTCTGGCTAagattttctgtttgtttggttttactttttatggcGGGATTAATTATGAGGAACAGAAACAAGTGGCCTCTCTTGTTTCTGCTATCTGTCTGATGGATTCAAACAAGATGAAAATTGGAGATTATCAATTTGAggttatgcatttggcagaacAAATCCAATTTTGGTCTGGCAAATGCATACTTTTGGTGCATTCAAAGCATAGATTTTATTAACTTGAATGACATTAGTGTTTCTAGTGTCATTGTATATGCCAGATTGGCTACTAAAGAAATAATTCAGccaaaaaatgcacattttgtcatcattgtCTCTCATGTCCATGTCAAtgaccctcatgtcattcaaacTGGTATGACTTGCATCCGAGGATCATAGCAAAGATACATTGCTCCATACAAAGAAAGTCAATGGTATCAACAATGGATCTGTTGGAATTTCATTTTATGGACAGAAATCGAATGTTGTAATTGCAGAATGACTTGGAAAGGTTTTGCTtcaactgttcctttaagacgtTTGTCACAGTGTGTGCAATGATCCTGTAATCTGTTTAAAGTCTTACTGAATGTTTTGAGAGGTTCTTGTCATATCCATTGAACAGTGGTAATGTTTAGTCTGGATAGTGTCATTGTATAAAAGGGGAAagatataaaatctttttttattcctttctgTGTTCCACAGCTGAACTTTATTCTATTCATCAGCATCATTCGAATCCTGGTTCAGAAACTGAGGTGTCCTGATGTCGGTGGAAACGATCAATCCCAGTACAGGTATTGCAAATGGATGCCAACTCATATTTTATTCTGCAAACGTGGCATCAGGCACCATGGTTGAACCCTCTTACATGCTATTCTGGTCATAGCTGAGATCTCCCTTTTAAATTTACCAGGAGTTGCATTCTAGCATGAATTTCAAAAAAATGGTTGAAAATGGATGGCTGCTTTCCATTTTTATCCAGGTCTTCCACTATCTATTGTGCATTGCAAAACGTGTATGCATTAAAATGGTGGTAAAATATTTATGCTGTGATTTGTAGCAATCTGAGTTTTTGTTCTGCTGAGAGTGGCACATTCTGCATTTAAGTGCCCTGTCTCTAATGCATGAGAGGCTGTTTTATTTGATGGCTCTCCTAGATgcgcttttctcttttttgttctgCTAAAGTTGAGATTTCAGTTTGAAGCTCTTCATTGTGTGCTTGAAAATATACTTACAAAAATTGCCAAGCTATTATAACAGTAGGGGTCCCTTCCAATGACTCCAAATCCTGTTActcctctttctgttttttaggAGGTTGGCCAAGTCCACACTTCTCTTGATCCCTCTGTTTGGTGTCAACTATGTTGCTTTCGTTTACATAGAAGAACATGGAGAGATGGACCACTATAAAATATTCTTTGACCTTGGTCTGGGATCTTTTCAGGTGAGGAATATGCAGGATAATATGTCACTAGTTAAtgtaacttaaaaaaagtaattataacTGTTTTTTCACCAAGGATGCAATGAATTaatcagaagtgacagtaaattactaaaatatatttaaaagcttaatacattttcatagtatgtctatttttttgaataatttaaaaaatcctaCTGACCCCAGGCTTCAGGAAAAAGTGTATGGTGCTTTATCCGTGTTGTACCACATTAACGCTTTGTTTCTTTCACAGGGCTTGGTGGTTGCGATATTGTACTGCTTTTTGAACAGTGAGGTTAGTCTCATTGATCTTTGATACATCTCTCTTCAGTTATTTTCCAAAACCTGAGCTGCATACTGCCCACATAGGCAGTACTAAAAAATGACAAGAATACCACCACACATTagcttaaataataatatttatactgAACAATTTGACAGTGAATTTGATCGTCAATGCATTTTGGCGTTGACATCCCTATTAAGGATACATGCAGTGCTTCTTTAGAATTTGTTCAAAACAAGGTATTTTAAAAGAGAGTGTAATAAAGTTACAACACATCTGTATGCATGTGATGCCTGAAAATGTCTCCtaaggcagctcactaggttctAAAACAGAGCAGTAGTTTTCCTTCACGttcaagtcaacatgaaacattcaCGACCTATTTTACTTCTGTAATTTGTtgtatttctgagtgaaaaggGATGCTGAAGGAGATGCAGGAAGAATTGTTTGGGTTTCAGAAAAGTTGCCTCTGTATGAAGGGGAAAGGCATGGAAACAAGCTTTTTCTGAGACAGagcaaattgaattaaaatctgatgaaagacaataaaacaaacatttgttgtGTTTGCAATAATAGTGCCCTGAATCAATTACAGTACAACTAGAAACATATTTTGAGGACTTAATcttaatttcattttgacataGCCCCCAGTGTGTGGTTGTGCTAATGCTAGTCTAAAGACCTTGCTAATCGATGTTATATCTGGCTG from Puntigrus tetrazona isolate hp1 chromosome 24, ASM1883169v1, whole genome shotgun sequence includes:
- the vipr2 gene encoding vasoactive intestinal polypeptide receptor 2; translated protein: MKMDLLNCLALLLVWHAHAVSGRHANCLFLYELQMAEKECLDMLTDELPPHTKGCRGNWDNISCWHHADIGEVVVNTCPAALKNLFTIDGIISRNCTAEGWSDVYPSINSVCFEPPPDAAKLLFYTVMKTLYTLGHSLSLIALITGSTILCLFRKLHCTRNYIHLNLFFSFILRAIAVLVKDAILFSHDNAECTKQPSLIGCKASLIIFNYFIMANFYWLLVEGLYLQTLLMVIFSENRHFIIYLLIGWGFPTVFMIPWIVCRIYLDDTGCWERNDAPIPWRVITWPIMASVILNFILFISIIRILVQKLRCPDVGGNDQSQYRRLAKSTLLLIPLFGVNYVAFVYIEEHGEMDHYKIFFDLGLGSFQGLVVAILYCFLNSEVQSELKRTWRSLRLKRYIGRDYRLHSSSISRNGKENMTQFHRNSRAQSFLQTETTVV